One part of the Streptomyces sp. NBC_00286 genome encodes these proteins:
- a CDS encoding carbohydrate ABC transporter permease: protein MTTTLTKPPADPEPGPPKRRLRRPKAARAGGHMHAGPIAYAILILFSIGSLFPLVWTAIAASRDNARLADTPPPFWFGANLFDKLELAWTDANLGEAFLNTTLVAGVSSLTIVFLSTIAGFAFAKLRFRGRNAALLIVIGTMMVPPQLSVIPLYMMVAELGWTDQLQAVLLPSLVNAFGVFFMRQYLLQALPDELIEAARVDGASSWRVIWHVVFPAARPAMAVLGMLMFVQTWNDFLWPFLVLTQLGNPTVQVAVAGLGRGYTPDQSLIMAGALLGTLPLLLVFAIFGKQIVGGIMQGAVKG from the coding sequence GTGACGACGACCCTGACCAAGCCTCCGGCGGATCCGGAGCCCGGACCGCCCAAGCGGCGCCTACGGCGGCCCAAGGCGGCGCGCGCCGGCGGGCACATGCACGCCGGGCCCATCGCGTACGCCATCCTCATCCTGTTCAGCATCGGCTCGCTGTTCCCGCTGGTGTGGACGGCGATCGCCGCGTCCCGCGACAATGCGCGGCTGGCCGACACCCCGCCGCCGTTCTGGTTCGGCGCCAACCTCTTCGACAAGCTCGAACTGGCCTGGACGGACGCCAATCTGGGCGAGGCGTTCCTCAACACCACGCTGGTGGCGGGCGTTTCGTCGCTGACCATCGTGTTCCTGTCCACCATCGCCGGTTTCGCGTTCGCCAAGCTGCGCTTCAGAGGCCGTAACGCCGCCCTGCTGATCGTCATCGGCACGATGATGGTGCCGCCGCAGCTCAGCGTGATCCCGCTGTACATGATGGTCGCCGAGCTGGGCTGGACCGATCAGCTGCAGGCGGTGCTGCTGCCGTCGCTGGTGAACGCCTTCGGGGTGTTCTTCATGCGGCAGTACCTACTCCAGGCGCTGCCGGACGAGCTGATCGAGGCGGCCCGTGTGGACGGCGCGAGCAGCTGGCGCGTGATCTGGCACGTCGTGTTCCCGGCGGCCCGGCCCGCGATGGCCGTCCTGGGCATGCTGATGTTCGTGCAGACGTGGAACGACTTCCTGTGGCCGTTCCTGGTGCTCACCCAGCTGGGCAACCCGACCGTGCAGGTCGCGGTCGCCGGCCTCGGCCGCGGCTACACCCCCGACCAGTCCCTGATCATGGCGGGCGCACTGCTCGGCACCCTGCCGCTGCTGCTCGTCTTCGCCATCTTCGGCAAGCAGATCGTCGGCGGCATCATGCAGGGCGCCGTCAAGGGCTGA
- a CDS encoding carbohydrate ABC transporter permease produces MATRHDTAAPPAKGGAAPGRPPADAIPPDVAKKRARLSRRWQRDLRWSPYVFVSPFFLLFLAFGLFPLLYTAWASLHTVELTAPTDMEWAGLRNYTRIFDDEFYWNAAQNTLTIGIISTVPQLLMALGLAHLLNYKLRASTFYRVVMLAPYATSIAAASLVFVLLFGRDYGMINWALGIVGIDNIDWQNETWASQLAVSSIVIWRWTGYNALIYLAAMQAIPQDLYESAALDGASRWKQFIHVTLPQLRPTILFTVVVSTIGASQLFGEPLLFDANKGASGGSQHQFQTLGLYMYEQGWLNQHLGRASAIAWTMFLILIVIGIVNYVISRRLRASS; encoded by the coding sequence ATGGCCACCCGGCACGACACCGCCGCGCCCCCTGCCAAGGGGGGCGCGGCCCCGGGCCGTCCTCCGGCCGACGCGATACCACCGGACGTGGCGAAGAAGCGCGCCCGGCTCTCCCGCCGATGGCAGCGGGACCTGCGCTGGAGCCCGTACGTCTTCGTCTCGCCGTTCTTTCTGCTGTTCCTCGCGTTCGGTCTGTTCCCGCTGCTCTACACCGCCTGGGCATCCCTGCACACGGTGGAGCTGACGGCGCCGACCGACATGGAGTGGGCGGGGCTGCGCAACTACACGCGCATCTTCGACGACGAGTTCTACTGGAACGCGGCGCAGAACACCCTGACCATCGGCATCATCTCCACCGTCCCGCAGCTGCTGATGGCACTGGGCCTGGCCCACCTCCTCAACTACAAGCTGCGTGCCTCGACCTTCTACCGGGTCGTGATGCTGGCGCCGTACGCGACGTCGATCGCCGCCGCCTCCCTGGTCTTCGTGCTGCTCTTCGGCCGCGACTACGGCATGATCAACTGGGCCCTCGGCATCGTCGGTATCGACAACATCGACTGGCAGAACGAGACGTGGGCCTCGCAGCTCGCGGTGTCGAGCATCGTCATCTGGCGCTGGACCGGCTACAACGCGCTGATTTATCTGGCGGCGATGCAGGCCATACCGCAGGATCTGTACGAGTCGGCGGCCCTGGACGGCGCCTCGCGCTGGAAGCAGTTCATTCACGTCACGCTGCCCCAGCTGCGGCCGACGATCCTGTTCACCGTGGTCGTGTCGACGATCGGGGCGAGCCAGTTGTTCGGCGAGCCGCTGTTGTTCGACGCCAACAAGGGCGCGTCCGGTGGCTCTCAGCACCAGTTCCAGACGCTCGGTCTGTACATGTACGAGCAGGGCTGGCTGAACCAGCACCTGGGCCGGGCCTCCGCCATCGCCTGGACGATGTTCCTGATCCTCATCGTGATCGGCATCGTCAACTACGTCATCTCGCGCCGGCTGCGCGCCAGTAGTTAA
- a CDS encoding ABC transporter substrate-binding protein: MRARTRTGRRKVVVLAAVASLGAGLLAGCADDGGDEESTGSGSGGGKTKITLGLFGSFGFEEAGLYKEYEKLNPDISVQQTVIERNENYYPPLVNHLTTNSGLQDIQGIEVGNINEVANTYADKLVDLSKYGKESDFLDWKWKQATTESGETIGLGTDVGPMAICYRKDLFEAAGLPTDREEVGKLWEGDWEKFVEVGKDYKAKAPKGTTFMDSPGGLLNAIIGSEKDRFYDSSGEVIYKTNPAVKAAFDLTAAAAEDGLVGNQTQFQPAWDTTIANSKFAAMSCPPWMLGYIESKSKPENAGKWDVASPPKAGNWGGSFLAVPKSGKNAEEAAKLAAWLTAPEQQAKLFSKRGSFPSAQAAYDLPLVTGAKNKMTGDAPIGEIFAPLAEESPIQTIGPKDQIIQQGLTDNGVILVTQGKSPKEAWDTAVKTIDNNLEK; encoded by the coding sequence GTAGTCCTCGCGGCCGTGGCGTCGCTGGGCGCCGGGCTGCTGGCCGGTTGTGCCGATGACGGCGGCGACGAGGAGTCGACCGGCAGCGGCAGCGGTGGCGGTAAGACCAAGATCACTCTGGGTCTCTTCGGCAGCTTCGGCTTCGAGGAGGCGGGCCTCTACAAGGAGTACGAGAAGCTCAACCCGGACATCAGCGTCCAGCAGACGGTGATCGAGCGGAACGAGAACTACTACCCGCCGCTGGTCAACCACCTCACCACCAACAGTGGACTGCAGGACATCCAGGGCATCGAAGTCGGCAACATCAACGAGGTCGCGAACACCTACGCGGACAAGTTGGTCGACCTGTCCAAGTACGGCAAGGAGAGCGACTTCCTGGACTGGAAGTGGAAGCAGGCCACCACCGAGAGCGGCGAGACGATCGGCCTCGGCACCGACGTCGGCCCGATGGCCATCTGCTACCGCAAGGACCTCTTCGAGGCGGCCGGTCTGCCCACCGACCGCGAGGAGGTCGGCAAGCTGTGGGAGGGCGACTGGGAGAAGTTCGTCGAGGTCGGCAAGGACTACAAGGCGAAGGCCCCGAAGGGCACCACCTTCATGGACTCCCCCGGCGGCCTGCTCAACGCCATCATCGGCAGTGAGAAGGACCGGTTCTACGACTCCTCCGGCGAGGTCATCTACAAGACGAACCCGGCCGTGAAGGCCGCCTTCGACCTGACGGCCGCCGCCGCCGAGGACGGGCTCGTCGGCAACCAGACGCAGTTCCAGCCCGCCTGGGACACGACGATCGCCAACAGCAAGTTCGCCGCGATGTCCTGCCCGCCGTGGATGCTCGGCTACATCGAGAGCAAGTCGAAGCCCGAGAACGCCGGCAAGTGGGACGTGGCCTCGCCGCCGAAGGCCGGCAACTGGGGCGGTTCCTTCCTGGCCGTGCCCAAGTCGGGCAAGAACGCCGAGGAGGCCGCGAAGCTCGCCGCCTGGCTGACGGCGCCCGAGCAGCAGGCCAAGCTGTTCTCGAAGCGCGGCAGCTTCCCGAGCGCGCAGGCGGCGTACGATCTGCCGCTGGTGACCGGCGCGAAGAACAAGATGACCGGTGACGCCCCGATCGGCGAGATCTTCGCTCCGCTCGCCGAGGAGAGCCCGATCCAGACCATCGGCCCGAAGGACCAGATCATCCAGCAGGGTCTGACCGACAACGGCGTGATCCTGGTGACCCAGGGCAAGTCGCCCAAGGAAGCCTGGGACACGGCCGTCAAGACCATCGACAACAACCTGGAGAAGTGA